From Pan paniscus chromosome 9, NHGRI_mPanPan1-v2.0_pri, whole genome shotgun sequence, the proteins below share one genomic window:
- the B3GAT3 gene encoding galactosylgalactosylxylosylprotein 3-beta-glucuronosyltransferase 3 isoform X1 yields MKLKLKNVFLAYFLVSIAGLLYALVQLGQPCDCLPPLRAAAEQLRQKDLRISQLQAELQRPPPAPAQPPEPEALPTIYVVTPTYARLVQKAELVRLSQTLSLVPRLHWLLVEDAEGPTPLVSGLLAASGLLFTHLVVLTPKAQRLREGEPGWVHPRGVEQRNKALDWLRGRGGAVGGEKDPPPPGTQGVVYFADDDNTYSRELFEEMRWTRGVSVWPVGLVGGLRFEGPQVQDGRVVGFHTAWEPNRPFPVDMAGFAVALPLLLDKPNAQFDSTAPRGHLESSLLSHLVDPKDLEPRAANCTRVLVWHTRTEKPKMKQEEQLQRQGRGSDPAIEMWAPVAAQVEPGSKLWSPGCSIRQKSVLPGPHPLDKKKQLLPSKNFIESISESASRPSHVTFPSLCSLLFPGGSDYKG; encoded by the exons ATGAAGCTGAAGCTGAAGAACGTGTTTCTCGCCTACTTCCTGGTGTCGATCGCCGGCCTCCTCTACGCGCTGGTACAGCTCG GCCAGCCATGTGACTGCCTTCCTCCCCTGCGGGCAGCAGCCGAGCAGCTACGGCAGAAGGATCTGAGGATTTCCCAGCTGCAAGCGGAACTCCAACGgccaccccctgcccctgcccagccccctGAACCCGAGGCCCTGCCTACTATCTATGTTGTTACCCCCACCTATGCCAG GCTGGTACAGAAGGCAGAGCTGGTACGACTGTCCCAGACACTGAGCCTGGTGCCCCGGCTGCATTGGCTGCTGGTGGAGGATGCTGAGGGTCCCACCCCGCTGGTCTCAGGGCTGCTGGCTGCCTCTGGCCTCCTCTTCACACACCTAGTGGTCCTCACGCCCAAAGCCCAGCGGCTTCGGGAGGGCGAGCCTGGCTGGGTTCATCCCCGTGGTGTCGAGCAGCGGAACAAGGCCCTGGACTGGCTCCGGGGCAGAGGGGGTGCTGTGGGTGGGGAGAAGGACCCACCACCACCAGGGACCCAAGGAGTCGTCTACTTTGCTGACGATGACAACACCTACAGCCGGGAGCTGTTTGAGGAG ATGCGCTGGACCCGTGGTGTCTCAGTGTGGCCTGTGGGGCTGGTGGGCGGCCTGCGATTCGAGGGCCCTCAGGTACAGGATGGCCGGGTAGTGGGCTTCCACACAGCATGGGAGCCCAACAGGCCCTTTCCTGTGGATATGGCTGGATTTGCTGTGGCCCTGCCCTTGCTGTTAGATAAGCCCAATGCCCAATTTGATTCCACCGCTCCCCGGGGCCACCTGGAGAGCAGTCTTCTGAGCCACCTTGTGGATCCCAAGGACCTGGAGCCACGGGCTGCCAACTGCACTCGG GTACTGGTGTGGCATACACGGACAGAGAAGCCCAAGATGAAGCAGGAGGAGCAGCTGCAGCGGCAGGGCCGGGGCTCAGACCCAGCAATTGAG ATGTGGGCTCCTGTTGCTGCACAGGTCGAGCCAGGGTCCAAACTTTGGAGTCCTGGCTGCTCCATCAGACAGAAATCAGTTCTCCCAGGCCCCCATCCCCTTGACAAGAAAAAGCAATTGCTTCCATCCAAAAACTTTATTGAGTCTATATCAGAATCAGCCTCCAGGCCTTCTCATGTCACTTTCCCATCACTCTGTTCTTTGCTGTTCCCTGGTGGTTCTGACTACAAGGGCTAG
- the B3GAT3 gene encoding galactosylgalactosylxylosylprotein 3-beta-glucuronosyltransferase 3 isoform X2 — MKLKLKNVFLAYFLVSIAGLLYALVQLGQPCDCLPPLRAAAEQLRQKDLRISQLQAELQRPPPAPAQPPEPEALPTIYVVTPTYARLVQKAELVRLSQTLSLVPRLHWLLVEDAEGPTPLVSGLLAASGLLFTHLVVLTPKAQRLREGEPGWVHPRGVEQRNKALDWLRGRGGAVGGEKDPPPPGTQGVVYFADDDNTYSRELFEEMRWTRGVSVWPVGLVGGLRFEGPQVQDGRVVGFHTAWEPNRPFPVDMAGFAVALPLLLDKPNAQFDSTAPRGHLESSLLSHLVDPKDLEPRAANCTRVLVWHTRTEKPKMKQEEQLQRQGRGSDPAIEV, encoded by the exons ATGAAGCTGAAGCTGAAGAACGTGTTTCTCGCCTACTTCCTGGTGTCGATCGCCGGCCTCCTCTACGCGCTGGTACAGCTCG GCCAGCCATGTGACTGCCTTCCTCCCCTGCGGGCAGCAGCCGAGCAGCTACGGCAGAAGGATCTGAGGATTTCCCAGCTGCAAGCGGAACTCCAACGgccaccccctgcccctgcccagccccctGAACCCGAGGCCCTGCCTACTATCTATGTTGTTACCCCCACCTATGCCAG GCTGGTACAGAAGGCAGAGCTGGTACGACTGTCCCAGACACTGAGCCTGGTGCCCCGGCTGCATTGGCTGCTGGTGGAGGATGCTGAGGGTCCCACCCCGCTGGTCTCAGGGCTGCTGGCTGCCTCTGGCCTCCTCTTCACACACCTAGTGGTCCTCACGCCCAAAGCCCAGCGGCTTCGGGAGGGCGAGCCTGGCTGGGTTCATCCCCGTGGTGTCGAGCAGCGGAACAAGGCCCTGGACTGGCTCCGGGGCAGAGGGGGTGCTGTGGGTGGGGAGAAGGACCCACCACCACCAGGGACCCAAGGAGTCGTCTACTTTGCTGACGATGACAACACCTACAGCCGGGAGCTGTTTGAGGAG ATGCGCTGGACCCGTGGTGTCTCAGTGTGGCCTGTGGGGCTGGTGGGCGGCCTGCGATTCGAGGGCCCTCAGGTACAGGATGGCCGGGTAGTGGGCTTCCACACAGCATGGGAGCCCAACAGGCCCTTTCCTGTGGATATGGCTGGATTTGCTGTGGCCCTGCCCTTGCTGTTAGATAAGCCCAATGCCCAATTTGATTCCACCGCTCCCCGGGGCCACCTGGAGAGCAGTCTTCTGAGCCACCTTGTGGATCCCAAGGACCTGGAGCCACGGGCTGCCAACTGCACTCGG GTACTGGTGTGGCATACACGGACAGAGAAGCCCAAGATGAAGCAGGAGGAGCAGCTGCAGCGGCAGGGCCGGGGCTCAGACCCAGCAATTGAGGTGTGA
- the ROM1 gene encoding rod outer segment membrane protein 1, protein MAPVLPLVLPLQPRIRLAQGLWLLSWLLALAGGVILLCSGHLLVQLRHLGTFLAPSCQFPVLPQAALAAGAVALGTGLVGVGASRASLNAALYPPWRGVLGPLLVAGTAGGGGLLVVALGLALALPGSLDEALEEGLVTALAHYKDTEVPGHCQAKRLVDELQLRYHCCGRHGYKDWFGVQWVSSRYLDPGDRDVADRIQSNVEGLYLTDGVPFSCCNPHSPRPCLQNRLSDSYAHPLFDPRQPNQNLWAQGCHEVLLEHLQDLAGTLGSMLAVTFLLQALVLLGLRYLQTALEGLGGVIDAGGETQGYLFPSGLKDMLKTAWLQGGVACRPAPEEAPPAEAPPKEDLSEA, encoded by the exons ATGGCGCCGGTGTTGCCCCTGGTGCTGCCCCTGCAGCCCCGCATCCGCCTGGCACAAGGGCTCTGGCTCCTCTCCTGGCTGCTGGCGCTGGCTGGTGGCGTCATCCTCCTCTGTAGTGGGCACCTCCTGGTCCAGCTAAGGCACCTTGGCACCTTCCTGGCTCCCTCCTGTCAGTTCCCTGTCCTGCCCCAGGCTGCCCTGGcagcgggcgcggtggctctggGCACAGGACTAGTGGGTGTAGGAGCCAGCCGGGCAAGTCTGAATGCAGCTCTATACCCTCCCTGGCGAGGGGTCCTGGGCCCGCTGCTGGTGGCTGGCACGGCTGGTGGGGGGGGGCTCCTGGTCGTCGCCCTCGGGCTAGCCCTGGCTTTGCCTGGGAGTCTGGATGAGGCGCTGGAGGAGGGCCTGGTGACtgccttggctcactacaaggaCACAGAGGTGCCTGGGCACTGTCAGGCCAAAAGGCTGGTGGATGAGCTGCAACTGAGGTACCACTGCTGCGGGCGCCACGGGTACAAGGATTGGTTTGGGGTCCAGTGGGTCAGCAGCCGTTACCTGGACCCCGGTGACCGGGATGTGGCTGA CCGGATCCAGAGCAATGTAGAAGGCCTATACCTGACTGATGGGGTCCCTTTCTCCTGTTGCAACCCCCACTCACCCCGGCCTTGCCTGCAAAACCGTCTTTCAGACTCCTACGCCCACCCCCTGTTCGATCCCCGACAACCCAACCAAAACCTCTGGGCCCAAGGGTGCCATGAGGTGCTGCTGGAGCACTTGCAGGACTTGGCAGGCACACTGGGTAGCATGCTGGCTGTCACCTTCCTACTGCAG GCTCTGGTGCTCCTTGGCCTGCGGTACCTGCAAACAGCACTGGAGGGGCTTGGAGGGGTCATTGATGCGGGAGGAGAGACCCAGGGCTATCTCTTTCCCAGTGGGCTGAAAGATATGCTGAAAACAGCATGGCTACAGGGAGGGGTTGCCTGCAGGCCAGCACCTGAGGAGGCCCCACCAGCAGAAGCACCTCCCAAGGAGGATCTATCTGAGGCCTAG
- the B3GAT3 gene encoding galactosylgalactosylxylosylprotein 3-beta-glucuronosyltransferase 3 isoform X3, with protein sequence MKLKLKNVFLAYFLVSIAGLLYALVQLGQPCDCLPPLRAAAEQLRQKDLRISQLQAELQRPPPAPAQPPEPEALPTIYVVTPTYARLVQKAELVRLSQTLSLVPRLHWLLVEDAEGPTPLVSGLLAASGLLFTHLVVLTPKAQRLREGEPGWVHPRGVEQRNKALDWLRGRGGAVGGEKDPPPPGTQGVVYFADDDNTYSRELFEEMRWTRGVSVWPVGLVGGLRFEGPQVQDGRVVGFHTAWEPNRPFPVDMAGFAVALPLLLDKPNAQFDSTAPRGHLESSLLSHLVDPKDLEPRAANCTRGTGVAYTDREAQDEAGGAAAAAGPGLRPSN encoded by the exons ATGAAGCTGAAGCTGAAGAACGTGTTTCTCGCCTACTTCCTGGTGTCGATCGCCGGCCTCCTCTACGCGCTGGTACAGCTCG GCCAGCCATGTGACTGCCTTCCTCCCCTGCGGGCAGCAGCCGAGCAGCTACGGCAGAAGGATCTGAGGATTTCCCAGCTGCAAGCGGAACTCCAACGgccaccccctgcccctgcccagccccctGAACCCGAGGCCCTGCCTACTATCTATGTTGTTACCCCCACCTATGCCAG GCTGGTACAGAAGGCAGAGCTGGTACGACTGTCCCAGACACTGAGCCTGGTGCCCCGGCTGCATTGGCTGCTGGTGGAGGATGCTGAGGGTCCCACCCCGCTGGTCTCAGGGCTGCTGGCTGCCTCTGGCCTCCTCTTCACACACCTAGTGGTCCTCACGCCCAAAGCCCAGCGGCTTCGGGAGGGCGAGCCTGGCTGGGTTCATCCCCGTGGTGTCGAGCAGCGGAACAAGGCCCTGGACTGGCTCCGGGGCAGAGGGGGTGCTGTGGGTGGGGAGAAGGACCCACCACCACCAGGGACCCAAGGAGTCGTCTACTTTGCTGACGATGACAACACCTACAGCCGGGAGCTGTTTGAGGAG ATGCGCTGGACCCGTGGTGTCTCAGTGTGGCCTGTGGGGCTGGTGGGCGGCCTGCGATTCGAGGGCCCTCAGGTACAGGATGGCCGGGTAGTGGGCTTCCACACAGCATGGGAGCCCAACAGGCCCTTTCCTGTGGATATGGCTGGATTTGCTGTGGCCCTGCCCTTGCTGTTAGATAAGCCCAATGCCCAATTTGATTCCACCGCTCCCCGGGGCCACCTGGAGAGCAGTCTTCTGAGCCACCTTGTGGATCCCAAGGACCTGGAGCCACGGGCTGCCAACTGCACTCGG G GTACTGGTGTGGCATACACGGACAGAGAAGCCCAAGATGAAGCAGGAGGAGCAGCTGCAGCGGCAGGGCCGGGGCTCAGACCCAGCAATTGA